The following proteins are encoded in a genomic region of Oncorhynchus kisutch isolate 150728-3 linkage group LG4, Okis_V2, whole genome shotgun sequence:
- the LOC109888708 gene encoding homeobox protein DBX1-B, whose product MMFPNALAPPAICPSLLRPPAGLSLPQSLHSAFPAHSSFLVEDLLRISRPVSYFHRTIPSPSVSPLASGATTLTCSHHTHQAVISTLAQTRTGSPQTALSINHDPNYLKFGVNAILAPSTRNASSPRLMHHAMHAKAFPLPYFDCSFHPFIRASYFPASSSVFPIPGTFSWPLAARGKPRRGMLRRAVFSDVQRKALEKMFQKQKYISKPDRKKLAAKLGLKDSQVKIWFQNRRMKWRNCKERELLSSGGCREQTLPTKMNPHPDLSDVGKKSCEEEVDAFSPRAAFCRSPSERELLNSVESHLSSPCNSSKHSDFSESEEEEITVS is encoded by the exons ATGATGTTCCCTAATGCACTTGCGCCTCCCGCTATATGCCCAAGTCTTCTTCGACCGCCGGcgggtctctctctgccccagtcCTTGCATTCAGCTTTCCCCGCCCACTCGAGCTTTTTGGTGGAGGACCTGTTGCGGATCAGTCGGCCGGTGAGCTACTTCCACCGGACGATTCCCTCACCCAGCGTGTCTCCCCTGGCATCAGGAGCCACCACGCTGACCTGCAGTCATCACACTCACCAAGCTGTCATCTCCACTTTAGCACAGACAAGGACGGGTTCTCCTCAGACCGCACTCTCCATCAACCACGACCCTAACTATCTGAAGTTTGGAGTTAATGCCATCCTAGCACCATCAACGAGAAACG CATCGTCTCCACGTTTAATGCATCATGCTATGCACGCAAAAGCCTTCCCTCTGCCATATTTTGACTGTTCGTTTCATCCCTTCATCAGAGCATCATATTTTCCAG CATCCTCTTCAGTGTTTCCTATCCCCGGTACATTTTCATGGCCGCTGGCTGCAAGAGGAAAGCCCAGGAGGGGGATGCTACGACGGGCAGTGTTCTCTGATGTCCAGCGCAAAGCCCTAGAGAAAATGTTTCAGAAACAGAAATACATCAGCAAACCAGACAGAAAGAAGTTGGCTGCAAAACTTGGGCTTAAAGACTCACAg GTGAAAATCTGGTTCCAAAACCGAAGAATGAAATGGCGCAATTGCAAAGAGAGGGAGTTGTTGTCGTCCGGAGGTTGCCGGGAGCAAACCCTTCCGACTAAGATGAACCCCCACCCGGACCTCAGTGACGTCGGGAAGAAGTCTTGCGAGGAGGAGGTAGACGCGTTCAGCCCGCGCGCGGCCTTCTGCCGTTCTCCATCAGAGCGCGAACTTTTGAACAGTGTGGAGTCGCACCTCTCTTCGCCTTGCAACTCCAGCAAGCACTCCGACTTTTCAGAATCAGAGGAGGAAGAGATTACAGTGTCTTAA